From the genome of Metarhizium brunneum chromosome 4, complete sequence, one region includes:
- the iphP gene encoding Tyrosine-protein phosphatase, whose protein sequence is MTDPKLLASLAAVPIEDPIDPDTLETVLSGPPFVILPGSLNIRDVGAYAPGYIKPGLVYRSGTLDFIPEAYRSLLRSQLGVSTVFDFRRGDEVKRRLCDIDGIQVISCPFQDGQVDNVDVDLAAFVPPDGEVVSKGYRDMYSVILEGYTTGYRKVFEALKSADRNHAVLFHCMGGKDRTGVMSALVLDLMRAPVPVIAEEYALTRVGTEPFRAKMLPAAILGFAGIALEDGDGGSTVQNGLKVPGVREILGSRAEIMADFMEGLETRYGGAEGYLRERLGFSEDDVRRIRDNLRP, encoded by the exons ATGACAGACCCCAAACTCCTCGCATCgcttgccgccgtccccATCGAGGATCCCATCGACCCAGACACCCTCGAGACGGTGCTCTCCGGACCCCCGTTTGTCATTCTTCCTGGATCCTTGAACATCCGCGATGTAGGCGCCTACGCACCGGGATACATCAAACCGGGCCTTGTCTACCGCTCCGGCACACTAGACTTTATTCCGGAAGCCTACCGCAGCTTGCTCCGCAGCCAGCTCGGCGTCTCGACCGTCTTTGACTTTCGGCGCGGAGACGAAGTCAAGAGACGCCTCTGCGACATCGACGGGATACAAGTAATTTCGTGTCCGTTCCAGGACGGCCAAGTGGACAACGTCGATGTCGATTTAGCAGCGTTTGTACCCCCGGATGGAGAAGTCGTCAGCAAAGGGTACAGGGACATGTACAGCGTTATTTTGGAAGGGTACACGACGGGTTACAGGAAGGTGTTTGAGGCGTTGAAGAGCGCAGACAGGAACCACGCCGTTCTTTTCCACTGCATGG GGGGCAAAGATCGGACCGGTGTCATGAGCGCTCTCGTTTTGGACCTGATGCGTGCGCCTGTGCCCGTCATTGCTGAGGAGTATGCTCTTACGCGCGTCGGAACCGAGCCGTTTAGGGCAAAGATGCTCCCTGCTGCTATTTTGGGCTTTGCGGGGATTGCACTGGAGGACGGTGATGGGGGTTCCACGGTGCAGAATGGGTTGAAGGTTCCTGGGGTGCGGGAGATACTGGGCAGCCGTGCTGAGATCATGGCGGATTTTATGGAGGGACTGGAGACACGGTATGGTGGTGCCGAGGGGTATTTGAGGGAAAGGCTAGGGTTCAGCGAGGACGATGTGCGGCGGATTAGAGATAACTTGAGACCGTAG